The following proteins come from a genomic window of Diadema setosum chromosome 20, eeDiaSeto1, whole genome shotgun sequence:
- the LOC140243598 gene encoding riboflavin transporter 2-like, whose protein sequence is MVFSRGDVTLSVVTTFLVVCFGTCSWTAMGGIWMELSLLISLGISEGYSIGSYVLIASQIAVVGPIIYVICQYFAPKGYHLEIPATYLVLALGCTASLLLIFLWDETSVWVIDGNKHSTMFLILAFCMSVVESTSNLTFIPFVSRLKSSYLRWYLLGEGLGLVTPSLLALAQGAGGYGNCKANYTFINETYDHLTNTTTRHNCTEWMAEWQPTRFSPRVYFAFSFVYFAAGSVAFCLLRCLPVFEDQYEPDSAEDINQKLNQEWHCYRGCFSCAFKGNDISSKEDSYLLSEITSWLTSLDRGNTDEPDCQSRHETDQSKGQDHERELKATSDYNKSGNQKDIRKTVIKSGPDCNAQTGDSPQTERSAALSTLLLLVMLTTISAGDYGVLPSVQSYSIGAYGSTVYLVASVLSEFSVLIASLVVVLLPRPNYLVAVLTSLGGLLAGTYCTVTAKLSPSPPFQHQPFGPVLIVGAWILQGFLFSFCRATIALILRDDQRSGFLLNWFGRCTTLGAMIGSLVTFPLISVFKIFKEFEPCINLPVCVPMTY, encoded by the exons ATGGTTTTCAGCAGAGGTGACGTCACTCTATCGGTCGTTACCACATTCCTGGTTGTCTGTTTCGGGACTTGTTCCTGGACGGCGATGGGCGGGATTTGGATGGAGTTGTCATTACTTATCAGCCTGGGTATTTCGGAGGGATACTCCATCGGTTCTTACGTCCTTATTGCCTCGCAGATTGCCGTGGTGGGTCCCATCATTTATGTTATATGTCAGTACTTCGCCCCGAAGGGGTACCATCTAGAGATTCCAGCTACTTACCTCGTTCTTGCCCTTGGATGTACGGCCAGCCTCCTGTTGATATTTCTATGGGATGAGACGTCCGTGTGGGTAATAGATGGCAACAAACACAGCACAATGTTTCTGATTCTAGCGTTCTGCATGTCCGTTGTCGAAAGTACGTCGAATTTGACATTTATACCCTTTGTATCTCGCCTAAAGTCGAGTTACCTACGTTGGTACTTACTCGGCGAAGGATTAGGTCTAGTCACTCCGAGTCTTCTTGCACTCGCTCAGGGGGCGGGAGGCTACGGAAATTGCAAGGCAAACTACACGTTCATCAACGAGACGTATGATCATCTAACCAACACGACAACAAGGCACAACTGCACGGAGTGGATGGCCGAATGGCAGCCCACGCGGTTTTCTCCCAGGGTGTATTTCGCATTTAGTTTCGTATACTTCGCTGCCGGTTCCGTCGCCTTCTGCCTCCTACGATGCCTTCCGGTGTTTGAAGACCAATATGAGCCCGACAGCGCGGAAGACATCAACCAGAAATTGAACCAAGAATGGCACTGTTACCGCGGATGCTTCTCGTGTGCTTTCAAAGGCAACGACATCAGTAGCAAAGAAGATTCTTACCTACTCTCAGAGATCACCTCGTGGTTGACGAGTCTCGACCGTGGCAATACGGACGAACCCGATTGCCAGTCACGACATGAAACTGACCAAAGCAAGGGTCAAGATCACGAACGTGAGCTGAAAGCAACGTCAGACTATAATAAGTCTGGTAACCAAAAAGACATAAGAAAAACGGTGATTAAATCTGGGCCTGACTGTAACGCACAGACGGGAGACTCACCCCAAACCGAGCGCTCCGCCGCCCTATCAACGCTACTACTCCTCGTGATGCTAACAACCATCAGCGCTGGGGATTACGGGGTTCTTCCCTCGGTGCAGAGCTACTCGATAGGTGCTTACGGATCCACGGTGTACCTCGTAGCTTCCGTTCTCTCTGAATTCAGTGTTCTCATTGCTAGCCTGGTCGTTGTCCTACTACCCAGACCAAACTACCTCGTGGCAGTGCTCACATCTCTTGGAGGATTACTGGCGGGGACGTACTGTACGGTGACAGCTAAACTCAGCCCGAGTCCACCCTTTCAGCATCAACCGTTTGGTCCAGTTCTAATC GTGGGAGCCTGGATACTCCAGGGTTTCCTTTTCTCCTTCTGTCGCGCCACCATAGCCCTGATCCTGCGAGACGACCAGCGGAGCGGGTTTCTGCTTAACTGGTTTGGACGTTGCACGACGCTAGGCGCCATGATCGGTTCCCTCGTCACCTTCCCGCTTATAAGCGTCTTTAAAATATTCAAGGAATTCGAACCCTGCATTAACTTACCAGTGTGTGTGCCGATGACGTACTGA